attttggtaccttatctcaATAGTATATCCCATTAGCCCAATGAACTTACTTGAAATGATTTATTGACCAtcttaatttgtttaaagtagCATTGCCCCCTGAGCTTGCTTACAATGATCTATTTGCCAGTTCATGAGGCAAATACGacattttgtaaatttaaagAGCCAATAAGCTTTTCGAGGCAGATTTAGGGGGCTTCTAATGTTAGTGTTATTTAAACATTATTATGATTGCATTCTTCTTTTGAATGGTCGGGTGTATTACTCCACGAATATAGTAAATTCTCCGCGGAGCAAACGAAGGCAATCCAACAGAAAACTCTCTACTCTGTAAATCCTGGAAGACATTAGCAATCAGTTTGCAAAATGCTTAATCTGTCATAATGCAGGCAATCTACTTCTGATCGAATCTTTCTGATCGTGCTGATgctaatttgtcaaatattgtCAAGTTTAGGACTGAGTTGATACCTAAAATTTGATTTGAGCTAAATTGATCCCGCTTGTCAACTTTAGGTGCCATTTTGACCCCTGATTCAagtaaaaacaataataatcacatgataaagagaaaagaaaataaaaagttgtATTTCATTTCATAATTCTCAAATAAGAATACATATAATCTCATGAACAAAAAGGTATAAACATTTTCATACTAAGTTAAACACATGGTAACAACCTATGAagcacggaaactcttcatgACATGCGTTTCCCCGTTTCTGGCAGATGTGGGAAACGGAAACTCTCGGAAACTGATACGAAACGTTTCCGGGCACGTTTCCGTAATTACCCAAAATATGAAACGCgtctctcaatttttaaacAGTTTTCCCTACCTATTTCGATTAAAATTCTGGGAATTCAAAACTTCTATTTTGCAATTTCTATTCAATCTAAGACTAGAAAAATTGAAACTTCCTATTTGAGAGATAATTCCTTCCATGTATCCTTCAATTTAAAGAACTTACCCATATTTTTTTCTCCTATAATCTTTGTCTCTTGAATCTCAATTGAACTTGGACTTTCTTGCTCTTGTTCTTCAATcttgtttttttaatgtattattatattttaatatttataaatatgcccctatatttttaatatttacacgtttccgCCACGTTTCCGTTTCCTATGTTTTTCAGAAATTACGTTTTCCGTATCCGTTTCCGTTTCAGTTTCCGTatccgtttccgtgcaacataggtaaCAACAGCAACTGGTTTTCTATTAATACACAATAGCAGTAGCTTGAATACAGGTGAAGACTCTGATTTGATGGCTTTCCGGCCGCGATTCGCTTAAATATTCAGATTGCATGTACAAACGACACGAATTTCGAGTAGAAAATTATTCAGAATAATTCGAATTTACTGGCACCACAGAAGATGGATTGAACAAATGTCGAAAAACTGATCCCATCCACAAGAAAACAAGCccttgaaagaaaaaaaatcaagaacagTTTCAGGATTAATCTCGTTATGCCTAATGTATGTCGATCGTATCTTAAATGTCTAATAAGGAAAAAGTAAACATCAACACCAAACAACAACTGTAAATAGCAAACAGCAACATGTGAACCAAAAGGGCTCTTATTCTATTCGATTCGTTTTTTCACTTAAAGGTCCATGCTGCCCCTAAATTTCTAGATAAATTTCTCAAGATTAAGGCTTAATACCTAACCAGCCCCCCAAGTTGTCTGAATACTGCAACTGACCTCCGAACTTAGACTTGTGACAACTAAcctctcaacttgcttatttggaacaaataatccCTCAAATAGGttaattggaacaaataactcttcaagttgcttatttggagaaaataacccctaaacccaaaaagcattcaacataatattacatcagaaataaaagatttccaaaatatcggttcctacatctaactaatctacTAATACATTAACTAAAGGGCAAAAACAACTCCTGAAATCACAAATATTAACctatttgaggggttatttgttccaaataagcaagttgagggggttagtTTTCACAAGTCTAAGTTCAGGGTCGGTTGCAGTATTGGGACAACTTGAGGGGGGCTAGGAAGCTATTAAGCCCAAGATTAAAGAAGTAAACTAAGAAAATAACCAACATAAAACTCTAGTCTGTAAATCATGGAAGATATTACCAATCAGTTTGCAGAAAGCTTTATTTGTGCAATCCACTTCTGATGGAATCTAGTTGTTTAACAGTATCTTCCATTTTCATTCTTTCTTGAGGTGATTCCCTGGAACAGGCTATTCCCACTTCAAACACTGAGATCAATGCAGGTGTTTCTTCCATTTCATTGAAGATAAGTGTTTCGTCAACAATCTGATCCACTTTGTTTGGTAATGAATTCCTGACAAAGTTGTGAAGATTCAAATTGTCTTTGAACATTAAATCAGTTGGTCTTTTCCCTGAGAACATCTCTAGCAGAAGGATTCCGTAGCTGTATACATCCCCTTCTTTCGATGCCGGAGTTCCCATTGCAGACTCTGCATTTCATATAAAATCTGGTTAAGTTCTTGTATTTCATTATCAGAGAACTAGAAAAGTTTTGATTACCTGGAGGGGAATATCCAATAGTCCCTTTGATTCCGATTGTGCTGCTTTGGCTCCGAGATTCATCATTTGTGATTGATAAGAACTTAGCCAAACCGAAATCGCTTACATGAGCTACCATGTTCTTGTCAAGAAGCACATTGCTAGGCTTCAAGTCACAATGAATGATTGATCTTTCATAGAGGTCATGAAGATAATGCAATGCAGACGCCACATCGATTGCGATATTCAGTCTTTCATGGAAATTCAAGTTTCTAGGCTGATTAATGCTGTCGTTGTCGTGATGCAGCCACCCGTCTAGACTTCCATTTTCCATGAATTCAAAGATTAGAGCTTTGAATTCGTTTCGCTTGTAGTCCATACTCGAGCAATAGGATAGGAGTTTAACAAGATTCCTATGCCTGACATTCTTTAAGACACTGCATTCAGCCATTAAGGTCTTGAAAGCATCTTTTTGATGAAGTTTGAGGACCTTAATAGCTACTGTTCTCCCTATTGGATTAAGGTAACCTTTGTATACATAACCAAATCCGCCTGATCCAATCAAGTATTCCGAAGAGAATCCACTGGTTGCATTATGAAGGTCCTGATAAGATACCTTTACATGGAGATCCATCAGTGAGGGTGTAGCAGATAAAGAAGAGTTTCTCGACTTCCTTCTTCGACAAGCAAGAAAAACAGCTAGTAACAAAAGGACACCAAGAAGAACACAAGTAGAAGATACTATAATTGCTATCTTCAAAGCATCAGACTTTCCTTTCTTCGTCGGTTTGCTGGGACATTTCGGCAAAAGTAGCTGTGGGATACCACCACAAAGCTTAGGATTGCCAATAAGTGATAATGCAGAAGCATTTCCGAAAACTCTTTCTGTTGGAACTTCACCCTGCAGATCGTTGAACGAAAGATTCAAGTATTGTAGAAAAGGAAGATTCTGCAAACCTTTTGGAATTCCTCCTGTCAAGTTGTTCCTTGAAAGATCTAAATGCTGAAGGCCTCGCAAAGAAGCCAATGATGAAGGAATGGCTCCTTCGAAAGAATTTCCTTGCATATAAAGATATTCAAGCGCGGAACAATCTCCAATGGCTGTTGGAATTTCACCTGAAAGCTTGTTTTCTGAAACATCTAGATTATAGACATTTATCAGCTTCCCCACTTGTGCTGGTAGATTGCCACTCAATGAGTTATGTGCCAAACTTAGCAATATTGACAAGGAAGGCAATAGCATAAGCTCCTCCGGTATGTGGCCTTCGAGGTCGTTTCGCGAAAGAGAGAGGAAATTCAAGCTGGTACAATTTCCAATACTTGCAGGAATGATTCCTTTCAGTTGGTTTTGTGACAATATGAGTTCAGAAAGTTGAGTGAGATTGCCAAAAGAGGAGGGAATTTCGCCTGAAAATTTGTTTCCCCGTAACAGCAATCCTTGTAGCTTTGGGAGCTTTCCCAAATATGATGGAATGACACCTGTTAATAAGTTAGTCTCCATGCCCAGATCAATCAAGTTGATAAAACTTTCTAATGCAGCAGGAATCATTCCAGTAAATTGATTACCACCAAGATACAGGCTATTCAGATTAATCGACAAATTCGCCATCGAATTTGGCAAAACACCTCCAAAGTTGTTATAACCAAGATCCAAGATTTGCAAATTGGTAGAGTTTTTCAAAGATTTTAAGAACATCAAATCACTGGATGAGTTGGTTCCAAGATCATTGTTGGAAAGGTCTAGCCACAAAAGGTCAGGATGATTTCCGAAATTCGGTACTTCTCCCTCAAATTTATTTATAGAAATATCAAGAATTCGCAAATAAGAAGCATTAGAAAACGAATATGGAACAAACCCCGAGAATTCATTTCCACCCATATGAACTTCTTGAAGATTTGGTAAAGTGAGGCCTATAGTTTCTGGTATACTCCCATTGAAATGGTTGCCTGCAGTTGAAATGAAGACAATAGAAGAGATATTGAAAAGGGATGGAGGAACGGTTCCAAATAAATGATTAATCCCAACTGTAAAAAATTTTAAGCTTTTTAATCTGCCGATGTCAGCTGGAATCTCTCCCACCAATTCATTTCTTGCAAGTGAAAATCTAGTCAGTGATGAGAGGTTGGTAAGCGAAGGCGgaatttctcctccaattttGTTTACACCAAGAAGAAGCATGTCAAGCTTTTCCAAATTACCAAGCTCTGAAGGGATTCTTCCTTCCACTTGATTGAACAATAAATCGATTATTTCGAGTTGGTTGCAGCGGCTCAGGTTACTTGGAATTTCCCCTGATAGAGAGTTGTTGTTGACAAGGAAATGTTGCAGTCGGAAGAGATTGCCAACTTCCTGAGGGATGTGGCCGCGAAAATTGTTGTTTTCGAGGTTAAGAATCCTGAGAAAACTCAGGTTTCCAATGTATGGTGAAATGGTTCCGACCAATTTCTGGCCTGACAAGTTCAAAGAAATGACTCTCTGATGGCGACCGCTGCAAGTAATACCGGACCAGCTGCAGAAAGGGACAGAAGAATTCCATGAGTTGAAGAGTCCATGAGGATCACTGGTTATCCCTTGTTGAAATTTGAGCAGAGAAAGGTGATCAGTATTATTTCCTGAAGCATGGACTTGCAGCAATGGGAATCTGACATATAAGAAAAGAAATATCAGTGAAAGACACTGAGAGTTGCTGTAAAATCTCATTTAGTTTGGATACAAACAGCTATACTTTTAGGTTGCAAGATGCtgcatttatataatatatttatttatcatcTTCCATGGATGTAGACAGACAGGATCACAAACTTATTGCGAATAGAATTGTGCAGTCAAGTCTATGATGtgcaattatttctcaaatagCAACAAGAGAAAGACGTTTCTGAGGCATCAGCAAAATGGTACGCTTGCTTTGGAGTTACGTAGACAAGTTGGCTATTTTTTTGTCCTAAATGTCAAGTCGGTTACTTTTGCCATAAATGTCAAGTTGGCTTCTTTTACCAAAAATCCATTAGTATTTAGGGGGTACTAAATTAAGACTTCTTAAATACGACTTTTGGTCCCCTATCCTCATTGTCTCTTTTGTGAAAGAAACCAATGTAATCATTTCTGTAAGGATAATTTTTACCGTTCTTCGATGATGGTTTTAGGATTTCGTTTTAGCCCACATGTGTAGTTCTGATTGTAAATTGATCATCTTatacaacaacaataacaacaacaaagccttagtcccgaaatgattcggagtcggctaacatgaaccatcatataaaaccgtgaaatcaagtcgtgtcagtcaagtcgtgtcagtgacataaattctctccctccactccgtcctatccagtaccatattttcctcaatccccaataaactcacatcactctcgatcaccctcttccaagtttgcttaggtcttcccctacctctCACTATTGCATCCCTTTGCCattcttcagtcctcctaaccggcgcatcaagctcTTCGTCTTATATGGTCAAACCatcttagtcggttttccctcattttattctcaatagatgtaactcctacttttgtcctaattatttcattactcacccgatcctttctcgtatgaccacacatccatctcaacatacgcatctccgccaccaacatcttatgaatgtgacagtgtttcactattcaacactccgtaccattatcaattttattatcacTTTTCTT
The DNA window shown above is from Euphorbia lathyris chromosome 1, ddEupLath1.1, whole genome shotgun sequence and carries:
- the LOC136220481 gene encoding putative receptor-like protein kinase At3g47110 produces the protein MRFYSNSQCLSLIFLFLYVRFPLLQVHASGNNTDHLSLLKFQQGITSDPHGLFNSWNSSVPFCSWSGITCSGRHQRVISLNLSGQKLVGTISPYIGNLSFLRILNLENNNFRGHIPQEVGNLFRLQHFLVNNNSLSGEIPSNLSRCNQLEIIDLLFNQVEGRIPSELGNLEKLDMLLLGVNKIGGEIPPSLTNLSSLTRFSLARNELVGEIPADIGRLKSLKFFTVGINHLFGTVPPSLFNISSIVFISTAGNHFNGSIPETIGLTLPNLQEVHMGGNEFSGFVPYSFSNASYLRILDISINKFEGEVPNFGNHPDLLWLDLSNNDLGTNSSSDLMFLKSLKNSTNLQILDLGYNNFGGVLPNSMANLSINLNSLYLGGNQFTGMIPAALESFINLIDLGMETNLLTGVIPSYLGKLPKLQGLLLRGNKFSGEIPSSFGNLTQLSELILSQNQLKGIIPASIGNCTSLNFLSLSRNDLEGHIPEELMLLPSLSILLSLAHNSLSGNLPAQVGKLINVYNLDVSENKLSGEIPTAIGDCSALEYLYMQGNSFEGAIPSSLASLRGLQHLDLSRNNLTGGIPKGLQNLPFLQYLNLSFNDLQGEVPTERVFGNASALSLIGNPKLCGGIPQLLLPKCPSKPTKKGKSDALKIAIIVSSTCVLLGVLLLLAVFLACRRRKSRNSSLSATPSLMDLHVKVSYQDLHNATSGFSSEYLIGSGGFGYVYKGYLNPIGRTVAIKVLKLHQKDAFKTLMAECSVLKNVRHRNLVKLLSYCSSMDYKRNEFKALIFEFMENGSLDGWLHHDNDSINQPRNLNFHERLNIAIDVASALHYLHDLYERSIIHCDLKPSNVLLDKNMVAHVSDFGLAKFLSITNDESRSQSSTIGIKGTIGYSPPESAMGTPASKEGDVYSYGILLLEMFSGKRPTDLMFKDNLNLHNFVRNSLPNKVDQIVDETLIFNEMEETPALISVFEVGIACSRESPQERMKMEDTVKQLDSIRSGLHK